The following proteins come from a genomic window of Macrobrachium rosenbergii isolate ZJJX-2024 chromosome 37, ASM4041242v1, whole genome shotgun sequence:
- the LOC136825239 gene encoding uncharacterized protein, with protein sequence MLFLTDVVTPGKSTSNLETTVSQESQSSHQQESQTSNQQDSQLSQSLLVQVDSYQSDDEVIHQPLQTFNYDSSVDDIDLPTPSSSHTVPGTSRSSSSSRNNETCGRTPTTKRKRNMTPEHAPSATEVALSFLKTNAKPQRKEDIPYAAGVFVKEVISEFPCHKHPKLKLKLAAFLNKLKEEEGS encoded by the exons ATGTTGTTCCTGACTGATGTTGTCACCCCAGGGAAGAGTACATCAAACCTTGAGACTACTGTGTCT caggAGTCCCAGTCCTCCCACCAGCAGGAGTCTCAGACCTCCAATCAGCAGGATTCCCAGTTATCCCAATCTCTTTTGGTACAAGTTGACTCCTATCAGTCTGATGATGAAGTCATCCATCAGCCATTGCAGACATTCAATTATGACAGTAGCGTAGATGACATTGATCTGCCTACCCCATCATCTTCACACACTGTGCCAGGAACAagtcgatcatcatcatcatcacggaaTAATGAAACGTGTGGTCGAACTCCTACTACAAAACGTAAAAGGAATATGACACCAGAACATGCACCCAGTGCAACCGAGGTAgcattatcttttttaaaaaccAATGCAAAACCACAAAGGAAAGAAGACATCCCATATGCTGCAGgggtttttgtaaaagaagtaaTCTCTGAATTTCCTTGCCATAAACATCCGAAACTTAAGCTTAAACTTGCTGCATTCCTAAACAAgttgaaagaggaggaaggcagTTAA